TGCAGCGGTACATCGAGCTCGCCATCGGTGAGGGCAACTCGACCGCGGACACCGCTGCGCCCGGCAGCCCATGGCTGGCCGACACCTGGCGCGACCGCTTCCAGCAGATGCTGCAGCGCGCCGAGGCCCGGTTGCACCCGCAGGACCACGGCCCGATCGAAACGCTGTTCAACGACGAGGCGCTGCTGGAGAATCCGCGCGCGGCGATCGAACAGCTGCTCGCGAGCTACCCCGACGCCGAAACCGTTGTGCTGCACCCCGCCGACGTGCCGTTCTTCGTCACCCTGTGCAAGACGCTGGGCAAGCCGGTCAACTTCGTGCCCGTCATCGACAAGGACGTGCGCCGCTGGTGGCGCAGCGACTCGCTGTGGCAGGCGCACGACGCCCGCTACGACGCCGACCAGGTATGCATCATCCCCGGCACCGCCGCGGTCGCCGGCATCACCCGGGTCGACGAGCCCGTGGGTGAACTGCTCGACCGCTTCGAGCAGGCCGCCATCGACGACGTGCTGGCCGCCGGCGGCGAGGCGAAAGCCGTCCGCTCGCGCCGGCTGGGCCGCGCGGATGTGACCGGGCCGCTGGCCGTCGTGCTGGACGCCCCCGATGTGCTGTGGGCCGGGCGCACCGCCACCAACCCGGTTCACCGCATCGCCGATCCGGCCGACTGGCTGGTCCACGAAGGTCAGCGCGCCACGCACTCGTCCACCGGTGCTCGCCTGCAGGTCCAGTCCGAGGAGCGCGTCGTTCTGAGCGTCCCGGTGTCCGGGGTCTGGATCGACATCCCGTTCACGTTGCACGCCAACACCATTGACGGCGGTGCGCCGATGGTCTCCACCGACGACGCCATCGCCGCGATGCGCGCGGTCCTGGCGATCGCCGCCGGTGTCGGGGATGGTCAAGGGCCGGAATCCCTCCCGACGGTCACCGACGGGACCGCAACCGTGACGGTGGACTGGGATCCCGAGCGCGTCGCCGACCACACCGGCGTCACGGCCACCTTCGGCGAGCGCCTGGCACCCAGCCTCACCACCGTGCCCGACGCGCTGGTCGGCCTGTGCTGGCCCGCGGTCTTCTCCACGATCGGCTCCGCGGTCACCGAGGCCGGTGTGCCGGTCATCGAGGGCCTGCTGAGCCTCGTCCACCTCGACCACGCCGCTCATGTGGTCGGCAAGCTGCCCGCGCAGCCGGCCCAATTGACCGTTACCGCAACGGCTTCGGCGGCGGTCGATACCGACATGGGCCGGGTTGTCCCGGTCTCGGTGACGGTGGCCGGCCCCGACGGCAAGACGATCGCGACCCTCGAGGAGCGATTCGCGATCCTCGGGCGTACCGGTTCGGCCGAACTCACCGACCCGTCCCGCGCGGGTGGCGCGGTGTCGGAGAACACCACCGACACCCCGCGCCGTCGACGCCGCGACGTCACCATGACCGCGCCGGTCGACATGCGTCCGTTCGCCGTGGTGTCCGGTGACCACAACCCGATCCACACCGATCGGGCCGCCGCGCTGCTGGCCGGCCTGGAATCGCCCATCGTGCACGGCATGTGGCTGTCGGCCGCCGCGCAGCACACGGTGACCGCGACCGACGGCCAGGCCCGCCCGCCGGCCCGCCTGATCGGCTGGACCGCGCGCTTCCTGGGCATGGTGCGTCCGGGTGACGAGGTCGACTTCCGGGTCGACCGTGTCGGAATCGACCAGGGCGCCGAGGTTTTGGAGGTTACCGCCAAGGTCGGAACCGACCTGGTGATGTCGGCGACCGCACGACTGGCCGCACCGAAGACTGTCTACGCGTTCCCCGGCCAGGGCATCCAGCACAAGGGCATGGGCATGGAGGTCCGCGCCCGCTCCAAGGCCGCACGCAAGGTCTGGGACGACGCGGACAGGTTCACCCGCAACACCCTGGGCTTCTCGGTGCTGCACGTGGTGCGCGACAACCCGACCAGCCTGATCGCCAGTGGCGTGCACTACCACCACCCCGACGGTGTGCTGTACCTGACGCAATTCACCCAGGTCGCGATGGCGACCGTGGCGGCCGCCCAGGTCGCCGAGATGCGCGAGCAGGGCGCATTCGTGGAGGGCGCCATCGCGTGCGGTCACTCGGTCGGTGAATACACCGCGCTGGCCTGTGTGCTGGGCGTCTATCAGCTGGAAGCCTTGCTGGAGACCGTGTTCCACCGCGGGTCGAACATGCACGACATCGTGCCGCGCGACGAGATGGGCCGCTCCAACTACCGGTTGGCCGCGATCCGTCCCTCGCAGATCGACCTGCCTGACGACCAGGTCACCGACTTCGTCGCCGAAATCGCCGAGCGCACCGGCGAATTCCTGGAGATCGTGAACTTCAACCTGCGCGGATCGCAGTACGCGATCGCCGGCACGGTCCGCGGTCTCGAGGCCCTCGAGGAAGCCGTGGAGCAGCGTCGCGAGATCAGTGGCGGCAAGCGCTCTTTCATCCTGGTGCCGGGCATCGACGTGCCGTTCCACTCGCGGGTGCTGCGAGTCGGCGTTGCCGACTTCCGCCGCTCGCTGGAGCGCGTCATGCCGCGCGACCAGGATCCCGATCTGGTGATCGGGCGCTACATCCCCAACCTGGTGCCGCGGCCGTTCACGCTGGATCGCGACTTCATCCAGGAGATCCGCGATCTGGTGCCCGCCGAACCGCTGGACCCGATCCTGGCCGACTACGACACCTGGCTGGCCGAGCGGCCGCGCGAGATGGCTCGCACGGTCTTCATCGAGCTGTTGGCCTGGCAGTTCGCCAGCCCGGTGCGCTGGATCGAAACCCAGGACTTGCTCTTCATCGAGGAGGCCGCCGGCGGTCTGGGCGTGGAGCGGTTCGTCGAGATCGGCGTGAAGTCCGCGCCGACCGTCGCCGGACTTGCCACCAACACCCTCAAGCTGCCCGAATATGCCCACAGCACAGTCGAAGTGCTCAACGCCGAGCGCGACGCCGCGGTGCTGTTCGCCAACGACACCGACCCCGAGCCGGAGGCCGAGGACGTCGCCGAGCCGGCCGTCGAGGCGGGCGCGCCGGCAGCCGCCGCACCGGCCGCCGCGCCCACCGCGCCCTCGGGCGCGCCGCGGCCGGATGACATCGGATTCGACGCGGCCGACGCCACTTTGGCGCTGATCGCGTTGTCGGCCAAGATGCGGATCGACCAGATCGAGCAGCTGGACTCCATCGAGTCCATCACCGACGGTGCGTCGTCGCGGCGTAACCAGCTGCTGGTCGACCTGGGCTCGGAGCTGAACCTGGGTGCTATCGACGGTGCCGCAGAGGCCGACCTGGCCGGGCTGCGGTCGCAGGTGACCAAACTGGCACGCACCTACAAGCCTTACGGCCCGGTGCTTTCCGACGCGATCAACGACCAGCTGCGCACGGTCCTCGGGCCGTCCGGCAAGCGGCCGGCCGCGATCACCGAGCGAGTCACCAAGACCTGGGAGCTCGGCGAGGGCTGGGCCAAGCACGTCGTCGTCGAGGTTGCGCTGGGAACCCGCGAGGGCACCAGCGTGCGCGGCGGTGCGATGGGGCACCTGCACGAGGGCGCGCTGGCCGATGCTGCTTCTGTCGACAAGGTCATCGACGCCGCGGTCGCCTCGGTTGCTGCGCGCCACGGCGTTTCGGTGGCGCTGCCCTCGGCGGGCGGTGGTGGCGGAGCGACCATCGACGCCGCTGCACTGTCGGAGTTCACCGACCAGATCACCGGCCGTGACGGCGTGCTCGCTTCGGCGGCCCGCCTGGTGCTGGGTCAGCTGGGTCTCGACGACACGGTCAGCGCATCGCCGGTGGCCACCGACGCCGAACTGATCGACCTGGTCACCACCGAATTGGGTTCGGAATGGCCACGTTTGGTGGCGCCGGCGTTCGAGCCCAAGAAGGCCGTCGTGTTCGACGACCGCTGGGCCAGCGCCCGCGAGGACCTGGTCAAGCTGTGGCTGACCGACGAGGGCGACATCGACGCCGATTGGGTGCGCCTGTCGGAGCGCTTCGAGGGCGCCGGCCACGTCGTCGCCACCCAGGCGACTTGGTGGCAGGGCAAGGCGCTGGCGGCGGGCCAGCAGATCCACGCCTCGCTGTTCGGCCGCATCGCGGCGGGCGCCGAGAACCCGGACCCCGGTCCCTACAGCAGCGAAGTCGCGGTCGTCACCGGGGCGTCGAAGGGTTCGATCGCCGCGTCGGTCGTGGCGCGTCTGCTCGACGGCGGTGCCACCGTGATCGCCACGACGTCCAAGCTTGACGATGAGCGGCTGGCGTTCTACCGCAACCTGTACCGCGACCACGCCCGGTTCGGTGCGACGCTGTGGGTGGTCGCGGCCAACATGGCCTCCTACTCCGACATCGACGCCCTGGTCGAATGGGTCGGTACCGAGCAGAGCGAAAGCCTTGGGCCGCAGTCGATTCACATCAAGGATGCTCAGACCCCGACGCTGCTGTTCCCGTTCGCGGCACCGCGGGTGGCCGGCGATCTGTCGGAGGCCGGTTCACGCTCCGAGATGGAGATGAAGGTTCTGCTGTGGGCCGTGCAGCGGCTGATCGGCGGCCTGTCCAAGATCGGTGCCGAGCGCGACATCGCGTCACGTCTGCACGTGGTGCTGCCGGGCTCGCCCAACCGCGGAATGTTCGGCGGTGACGGCGCTTACGGAGAGGCCAAGGCCGCGCTGGACGCTCTGGTGAGCCGCTGGAACGCCGAATCCTCGTGGGCCGCGCGAGTCAGCTTGGCGCATGCGCTGATTGGCTGGACCCGCGGCACCGGGCTGATGGGTCACAACGACGCCATCGTCACCGCCGTCGAGGAGGCCGGTGTCACCACCTACTCCACCGACGAGATGGCCGGGATGCTGCTGGCCCTCTGCGACGTGGAGTCGAAGGTGGCCGCGGCGGGCAAGCCGATCGAGGCGGATCTGACCGGCGGTCTCGGCGACGTCGAGCTCGACATGGCCGAGTTGGCCGCCAAAGCGCGCGAGGAGATGTCCTCGGAGGCAGTCGAAGACGACGAGAGCGGCCGGGGTAACCCGGAAACCGTTGCCGCGCTGCCGTCCCCGCCGCGCGGGTTCACCCCGGCACCGCCGCCGGAATGGGCCGACCTCGACCTCGACCCGGCCGATCTGGTGGTCATCGTCGGCGGCGCCGAACTCGGCCCGTACGGGTCGTCGCGCACCCGCTTCGAGATGGAGGTCGACAGCGAGCTGTCGGCCGCGGGTGTGCTCGAGCTGGCCTGGACCACCGGGCTGATTCGCTGGGAGGACGACCCCCAACCGGGTTGGTACGACACGGCATCCGGTGACCTGATCGACGAGGCCGAACTGGTCGAGCGCTACCACGACATCGTCGTCGAGCGCTGCGGCATCCGGGAGTTCGTCGACGACGGTTCGATCGATCCCGACCACGCGTCGCCGCTGCTGGTGTCGGTGTTCCTGGACAAGGACTTCGCGTTCGTCGTCTCCTCGGAGGCCGATGCCCGCGCGTTCGCCGAATTCGACCCGGAGCACACGGTCATCCGGCCGGTGCCCGACTCGAGCGACTGGCAAGTTATCCGCAAGGCGGGCACCGAAATTCGGGTGCCGCGGAAGAACAAACTGTCGCGGGTCGTCGGCGGCCAGGTCCCGACCGGGTTCGACCCGACCGTGTGGGGCATCAGCGCGGACATGGCCAGTTCCATTGACCGCCTTGCGGTGTGGAACATCGTCGCGACCGTCGACGCGTTCCTGTCCGCCGGCTTCAGCCCCGCCGAAGTGATGCGCTACGTGCACCCGAGCCTGGTGGCCAACACCATGGGCACCGGCATGGGCGGTGGCAGCTCGATGCAGACGATGTACCACGGAAACCTGTTGGGCCGTAACAAGCCGAACGACATCTTCCAGGAAGTTCTGCCGAACATCGTCGCCGCGCACGTGGTTCAGTCCTACATCGGCAGCTACGGCTCGATGATTCACCCGGTCGCCGCGTGTGCGACGGCCGCGGTGTCAGTCGAGGAGGGCGTCGACAAGATCCGGTTGGGCAAGGCCGAGATGGTCGTGGCCGGCGGTATCGATGACCTGACGCTGGAAGGCATCATCGGCTTCGGCGACATGGCGGCCACCGCCAGCACCGAGATGATGCGTGACCGCGGCATCGCGGACTCGAAGTTCTCGCGGCCCAACGACCGTCGGCGGCTTGGCTTCGTCGAAGCCCAGGGTGGCGGCACCATCCTGCTCGCGCGCGGTGACCTGGCGCTGAAGATGGGTCTGCCGGTGCTCGCGGTGGTGGGCTTCGCGCAGTCCTTCGGCGACGGTGTGCACACCTCGATCCCGGCCCCGGGCCTGGGGGCGCTCGGCGCGGGCCGCGGCGGCAAGGACTCGCCACTGGCACGCGAATTGGCCAAGTTGGGTGTTGGCGCCGACGACATCGCGGTGATCTCCAAGCACGACACGTCGACGCTGGCCAACGATCCCAACGAGACCGAGCTGCACGAGCGGCTGGCCGACTCGCTGGGCCGCTCCGAGGGTGCTCCGCTGTTCATCGTGTCGCAGAAGAGCCTCACCGGGCACGCCAAGGGTGGCGCGGCGGTGTTCCAGATGATGGGGCTGTGCCAGATGCTGCGCGACGGCGTGATCCCGCCGAACCGCAGCCTGGACTGCGTCGACGACGAGCTGTCCGGATCGGCCCACTTCGTCTGGGTGCGGGACACCTTGCGCCTGGGCGGGAAGTTCCCGCTCAAGGCCGGGATGCTGACCAGCCTCGGGTTCGGTCACGTGTCCGGGCTGGTCGCGCTGGTGCACCCGCAGGCGTTTATCGCCACGTTGGACCCGAGCGAGCGCGAGGACTACCAGCGACGCGCGGACGCACGCCTGCTGGCCGGTCAGCGCCGGTTGGTGTCGGCCATCGCCGGCGGCGAGCCGATGTACCAGCGGCCGCCGGACCGTCGTTTCGACCACAGCTCGCCGGAGAAGCGCCAGGAGGCTTCGATGCTGCTGAACCCGGTCGCGCGACTGGGCGATGACGACGCCTATGAGGTGCCTGCCGGATGACATTGGCGATCGGTTAACCTGGCCAGCCATGGGCATTGTCGGTGTGGGGATCGATCTCGTCTCCATTCCGGATTTCGCCGACCAGGTTGACCAACCGGGAACGGTGTTCTCCGAGACATTTACGCCGGGTGAGCGCCGCGACGCCTCCGACAAGAGTTCGTCGGCGGCGCGTCACCTGGCCGCACGATGGGCCGCGAAGGAAGCCGTGATCAAGGCCTGGTCCGGGTCACGGTTCTCCCAGCGGCCGATCCTGCGCGAGGACATCCACCGCGACATCGAAGTCGTCACCGACATGTGGGGACGCCCGCGGGTGCGGTTGACCGGAGACATCGCCAAACATCTGGCCGACGTCACGATCCATGTGTCGCTGACTCACGAAGGGGATACCGCGGCCGCGGTCGCCATCCTCGAAACGTCCTGAGCGGCCTGGCCGCGCCGACGAGCTAGCCTCAAGACCATGAGCGATCTGGTTGAGCGCGTCCGCGATGTCTTGCCGTCGGTGCGCCGCGATCTCGAGGACTTGGTGCGGATCGAATCGGTGTGGGCCGATCCGGGCCGCCGCGACGAGGTGCATCGCAGTGCGCAGGCAGTGGCGGATCTGTTGTCCCAGGCCGGTTTTAGCGAGGTGCGTATCGTCAGCGAGGGTGGCGCCCCGGCCGTCATCGCGCAGCATCCGGCACCGGCCGGCGCGCCGACCGTGCTGCTGTACGCCCACCACGACGTGCAGCCCGAAGGCGACCGCGAGCAGTGGGCATCGCCGCCGTTCGAGCCGACCGAGCGCGATGGACGGCTGTATGGGCGCGGCAGCGCCGACGACAAGGCCGGTATCGCAACGCATTTGGCCGCATTCCGGGCGCACGGCGGCCAGCCGCCGGTGGGCGTGACGGTCTTCGTCGAAGGCGAAGAGGAATCCGGGTCGCCGTCGCTGGGTCGGCTGCTGGCCGCCCACCGCGACGCACTGGCCGCCGACGTGATCGTCATTGCCGACTCGGACAACTGGAGCACCGAAACCCCGGCGCTGACGGTGACGCTGCGCGGCCTGGTCGACTGCGTGGTTGAAGTGGCCACCCTTGACCATGGTCTGCACTCGGGAATTTGGGGCGGCGTGGTGCCGGACGCGCTGAGCGTGTTGGTGCGGCTGCTGGCCAGCCTGCACGACGACGACGGCAACGTGGCCGTCGCCGGCTTGCACGAAAGCACCGCCGCCGCGGTGGATTACCCGCCCGCGCGGGTGCGCGCCGACTCCGGCCTGCTGGACGGCGTGTCCGAGATCGGTTCGGGTTCTGCGCCGCAGCGGCTTTGGGCCAAACCCGCGATCACCGTGATCGGCATCGACACCACGCCGATCGACAAGGCGTCGAACACGCTGATCCCCAGGGCCCGCGCCAAGATCAGCATGCGGGTGGCGCCCGGCGGCGACGCGGCCGCACACCTGGATGCGTTGACCTTGCACCTGCAACAGCACACCCCGTGGGGCGCGCGGATCAGCGTCACCCGCGGCGACATCGGTGAGCCCTACGCGATTGACGCCAGCGGCAGCGTCTACGACGCCGCGCGCCAGGCGTTCCGGCAGGCGTGGGGCACCGACGCGATCGACATGGGCATGGGTGGGTCGATCCCGTTCATCGCGGAGTTCGCCGAGGCGTTCCCGCAGGCGAAAATCCTGGTGACCGGAGTCGAAGATCCCGCAACCCAGGCACACAGCATCAACGAGAGCCTGCACTTGGGCGTGCTGGAACGCGCGGCCATAGCCGAGGCCCTGCTGTTGGCGAAGCTGGCCTAGCCGGCCGCCTAGCCGGCTGCTAGTCGTCGGCGATCCCGGGTGCGCTGAGCGCCGCGACCGTGTCTTCCCGCTGCAGCACCGAGCGCGCGGCCACCGCAAACTGGTTGAGCTTGTCGACGACGGTTTGCCCTTCCGGCTGGTGCCCCCAGATGCTGATGCCCTGGTGCGTGGTGGGGCTCCAGGTGGATTCATCGACGACGATCGGGTTCCACCCCACCTCCCACTCGAATCCCGACGGCGTCAGCGCGTAGTAGGACAGCTCCTTGTCGTTGGTGTGCTGGCCGACCGACAGCGCGATGCCGAATCCCAGTTCCTTGCTGCGTTGATAGGAAGCAACCATGTCGTCGAGCGTGGCGAGCTGAACGTTCACGTGTTGGACTCGGGTGCGAATCGGGTTGAGAGGCAACATTGTTGCGTTGGCGATTGCTACGGAATGGTGCCGCTCGTTGACCCGCAGGAACCGGATCTTGAGCTTCATGCCGTTGATCGTCTCGTCGATGTAATCCGACAGGCGTGCGTCGAAGACGTGGTTGTAGTAGCCACGGACCAGGTGCGGTTTCTTGGTCGGGAGGGCCACGTGGCCCATTCCGCCTGCGCCGGTGACGAATCCGCTGCCGGGTATGTTCAGAGCCAGCGCAGAGGTGCGGGCGGTGGTGTAGATCTCCTGCGAGAGTCCGTTCGGACCGGGGAACCGCAGGAAGCGCTCGACACCGCGCAGCTTCGCCTCCTCGTCGGTGCCCTCGACGGAGGGCACCCCGTGGTCGGCGACGCGTCGGCTGATTTCGTCGAATGTCGCATGGCCGTCGAGTTGCCAACCCAGCGTGACCACGTCCTCGGCCGGCCCGCGTCGTAGCAGCACGCGACATTCGTTGTCGTCGAGACGGAATCGAACGGTGTCGGGCGTCAGCTCGTCGAGGTGCATGCCGATCGCGTCGCGGCCGAAGCGTTTCCAGTCGCCGATCTTGTTGGTTTCGATCACGACGTAACCCAGGTGCACGTTGCCGAACACCGAAGATGGTTGAGCGGTAGACATTTTGATCCTCAGCTTTTCAAAAATGCAGCGGTGACTGCGTTGAATAGTTCGGCGCGCTCCCACTGCACCCAGTGCCCGGTGCGCGCAGCGAGCAGGACGTCGGCGTTGGGCATCCGGTCTGCCAGCATCGCGGCGCCGCCGGGTTTGTTGACCTTGTCGTCACGCCCCCAGATGATCAGCGTTGGCGTCGTGAGACTGCCGAGTCTGCGGTCGCGGGTGAAGTCCATTCGCCACAGGGTGCGTAAACCGGATGGGCGTTGCAGGGGAGGGTCGGCAACGACCTCGGGATCGATCGACGCCTGGTAGCGGGACTCGATCAGCGCGTCGGGCACCGCGTCCGCGTCGTGCACCAGGTAGGAGCGGATGAACGTGCGCAGCTTCTGTCGGCTCGGTCCGTCGCCGCCGTAGTACGCCAGCAGATTTCGCAACCCCTCGCTGGGCAGGCCGCGGGTCGTTCCGATGCCACCGGGACCCATCAGCACAAGCTTGTCGACTCGGTCCGGAGTATCTAGGGCCAGTCGCAGAGCGCACGAGCCGCCGTAGGAATTTCCGACCAGATGCGCATGGCCGATGCCGAGCTCGTCGAGCATGCCCCGGATGTGATCGGCGAGGTATCCGAACGGATCTCGGCGGTCGACGCCCTTGGTGGAGCGGCCATAGCCCGGCATGTCCGGAACGAGGACGCGGAAGTCTGCGGCGAGCGCGTCGACGTTGCGCGCGTAATTCGACATACCCGAGGCGCCCGGGCCACCGCCGTGCAGCAGGACGACGGCAGGGCCGGTGCCGCTCTCGGCGACGAAGATCTCTTTTCCGTTGACACACACGGTGCGTTCGGTGATGGTGCCGATACTCATTGTTCTCCTTAAGATTTGAAGCCGGCCGGCGGCGGGGGCAAGGGTTGGCGATCACTGGCGCCGGCGTAGACGAAGCCGTCGGGCCGAACGGCCACCACCGCGGCGCCCTTCTTGCCGAGCCAGGCGATGAGCGACCCGTCGTTGTCGACCACGCAGTCCGCACGCGGAATACTCCCGGGTGAGGTGACCTGCAGGACGGGCACGCCCGCCGCCCGCCAGTCCGGGCACTGCGCGGCGCGCCCGGTGTGCAGCACGGTCCAGCGGCCGCCGATCACGTCATCGAGACGAACGTTGTCGCCCTTTTCGTCGAGGATGCAAGGTTGCGGGATGAGCCAGCCGACGGCCCCGTTTCCGTTGTGCGCCAGCAGACCGTCACGGTAGCGCGCGTCGGGCAGCCAGCGGTGATTGCGCAACCAGCTGAGGAAGTACGGCACCTTGCTCGCCGTACGGAAGAGATGATTGCGGACGGTTGCCCGGAACCGATTCCGCTGAATGATGAGGTTGCCGGTCTTGACCGCGCGGTTGGTCACCTCTTTGACATGTGGCAGGCGCTCGGCCTGGTAGCTGTCGAGCACGGATTCCGGCAGCGACCCGTTCAGCACGGCCCCGAGCTTCCAGCACAGGTTCCCCACATCGCGCACGCCCGCGCACATACCCTGGCCGATCCACGGCGGCATCGCGTGTGCGGCGTCGCCGGCCAGGAAGATCCGGCCCGCGCGCCATCGGTCGGCAAAGCGGACATGGTGGCTGTAGCAGGCGAAGCCGAGGATCCGCACATTCTGCGGAGATATTCCCTGGCGGCTCAACACCTTCCAGATCGCCTCCTCGTTGAGGAAGTCGTTCTCGTCCTCCTCGTCACGCACCGGGAACTCCCAGCGGTGGTGTCCTAGCGGGGTGGGGCAGTCGACGGTCGGCCGGTCGGGGTTGCAGTGGAACCGAAGCCGGTCGTGGCCGGGC
The Mycobacterium sp. 050128 genome window above contains:
- a CDS encoding alpha/beta fold hydrolase, which produces MSIGTITERTVCVNGKEIFVAESGTGPAVVLLHGGGPGASGMSNYARNVDALAADFRVLVPDMPGYGRSTKGVDRRDPFGYLADHIRGMLDELGIGHAHLVGNSYGGSCALRLALDTPDRVDKLVLMGPGGIGTTRGLPSEGLRNLLAYYGGDGPSRQKLRTFIRSYLVHDADAVPDALIESRYQASIDPEVVADPPLQRPSGLRTLWRMDFTRDRRLGSLTTPTLIIWGRDDKVNKPGGAAMLADRMPNADVLLAARTGHWVQWERAELFNAVTAAFLKS
- a CDS encoding bifunctional 3-(3-hydroxy-phenyl)propionate/3-hydroxycinnamic acid hydroxylase, coding for MKDQKTYDVAIVGYGPVGCTAANLLGQLGLNVVVVERDPNIYARARAISTDEEVVRIWQQVGLADRLNADMQPGSGAAFVDANGVPFVRLTPVSRGNGHPPQQFIYQPALETVLREGVDRFPNVSVLLNHECLRLIPQEDGVELMLADLTTDDFRRIRASYVIAADGGSSAIRAQLGVGFSGRTYAERWIVIDTKVLEEWPGHDRLRFHCNPDRPTVDCPTPLGHHRWEFPVRDEEDENDFLNEEAIWKVLSRQGISPQNVRILGFACYSHHVRFADRWRAGRIFLAGDAAHAMPPWIGQGMCAGVRDVGNLCWKLGAVLNGSLPESVLDSYQAERLPHVKEVTNRAVKTGNLIIQRNRFRATVRNHLFRTASKVPYFLSWLRNHRWLPDARYRDGLLAHNGNGAVGWLIPQPCILDEKGDNVRLDDVIGGRWTVLHTGRAAQCPDWRAAGVPVLQVTSPGSIPRADCVVDNDGSLIAWLGKKGAAVVAVRPDGFVYAGASDRQPLPPPPAGFKS